A genomic region of Candidatus Pseudomonas phytovorans contains the following coding sequences:
- a CDS encoding cytochrome c codes for MKTMFIATLLLGASAAAHAVANDDALVRQGEYLARAGDCVACHTAKGGKPFAGGLPMETPIGTVYSTNITPAASGIGQYSFADFDQAVRKGIAKDGSTLYPAMPYPSYARVSEPDMQALYAYFMKGVEPVEQPNKATDIPWPLSMRWPLAIWRGMFAPEAKPWQASAAADPVVNRGAYLVEGLGHCGACHTPRALTMQEKALSPADGEQFLAGSAPLEGWIAKNLRGDHKDGLGSWSEAQLVQFLKTGRSDRSAVFGGMSDVVEHSMQHMTDADLTAIARYLKTLPPSNPNDQPHVYDKQVADALWKGDDSKPGAAVYIDNCAACHRTDGQGYTRVFPALAGNPVVQTTDATSLIHVVLAGGTVPATHTAPSNFTMPAFGWRLSDQEVAEVVNFIRTSWGNQSSEVSASDVKSLR; via the coding sequence ATGAAGACAATGTTTATCGCAACCCTGCTGCTGGGTGCCAGCGCTGCCGCACACGCCGTAGCCAATGACGATGCCCTGGTGCGCCAGGGCGAATACCTGGCCCGCGCCGGAGACTGCGTGGCCTGCCATACCGCCAAGGGCGGCAAGCCGTTTGCCGGCGGCCTGCCGATGGAAACGCCAATCGGCACAGTGTACTCCACCAACATCACCCCGGCGGCCAGCGGCATTGGCCAGTACAGCTTCGCAGACTTCGACCAGGCTGTGCGCAAAGGCATTGCCAAGGACGGCAGTACGCTATACCCGGCCATGCCATACCCGTCGTATGCGCGGGTCAGCGAGCCGGATATGCAGGCGCTGTACGCCTACTTCATGAAGGGCGTGGAGCCGGTCGAGCAGCCGAACAAGGCCACCGACATTCCCTGGCCACTGAGCATGCGTTGGCCGTTGGCAATCTGGCGGGGCATGTTTGCGCCAGAGGCCAAGCCCTGGCAGGCATCGGCAGCGGCCGACCCAGTGGTGAACCGCGGTGCGTACCTGGTCGAAGGCCTTGGGCATTGTGGCGCGTGCCATACACCACGTGCCCTGACCATGCAGGAAAAGGCGCTCAGCCCTGCAGATGGCGAGCAGTTCCTGGCCGGCAGCGCCCCGCTGGAAGGCTGGATCGCGAAAAACCTGCGTGGCGATCACAAGGACGGGCTGGGCAGCTGGAGCGAAGCGCAGCTGGTGCAGTTTCTGAAGACTGGCCGAAGCGATCGCAGCGCGGTGTTCGGCGGCATGAGCGATGTGGTCGAGCACAGCATGCAGCACATGACCGATGCCGACCTGACCGCGATCGCCCGTTACCTGAAGACCCTGCCGCCGAGTAACCCGAACGACCAGCCGCACGTCTACGACAAGCAGGTGGCGGATGCGCTGTGGAAGGGCGACGACAGCAAGCCTGGGGCAGCGGTGTATATCGACAATTGCGCAGCTTGCCACCGTACCGACGGCCAGGGCTACACCCGTGTGTTCCCGGCGCTGGCCGGTAACCCGGTGGTGCAGACGACGGATGCTACGTCGCTGATCCATGTGGTACTCGCGGGTGGCACGGTACCGGCCACGCATACGGCACCGTCGAACTTCACCATGCCGGCGTTCGGCTGGCGGCTGAGTGACCAGGAAGTTGCCGAGGTGGTGAACTTTATCCGTACCAGCTGGGGTAACCAGAGCAGCGAAGTCTCTGCCAGTGATGTGAAGTCGCTGCGCTAG
- a CDS encoding histidine phosphatase family protein has protein sequence MLQGVFDKSSASRLAQVDRLPWGSALIAVLCLLFTLGVAAAWAHTRMAIPNLGNPHHLQQSGLEAAWAKGSVVVVLRHAERCDRSSGACLGDPSGITVAGSHVAADVGHGLQHLGLGAADVWASPEVRTRQTAQAMFGKTIATQDWLNQCDRHFAEHALALKRNGHNLVLVSHSGCMERLEQALEVPASATSNSYASALFITQGSDGKAKLLGQIAASEWRKLVDAKEL, from the coding sequence ATGCTGCAAGGCGTTTTCGACAAATCATCCGCCTCACGGCTTGCACAAGTAGACCGGCTGCCTTGGGGCTCGGCGCTCATTGCAGTCTTGTGCCTGCTGTTCACTCTGGGCGTAGCGGCAGCCTGGGCGCATACACGCATGGCCATTCCCAACCTGGGTAACCCCCATCACCTGCAACAGAGTGGCCTTGAGGCCGCCTGGGCCAAAGGCTCGGTGGTTGTGGTACTGCGCCATGCCGAACGCTGTGACCGCTCCAGCGGTGCTTGCCTGGGAGACCCCAGCGGTATCACGGTCGCGGGCAGCCATGTTGCCGCCGATGTAGGCCACGGCCTGCAACATCTGGGCCTGGGCGCAGCCGATGTGTGGGCGAGCCCGGAGGTGCGCACGCGGCAGACCGCACAAGCCATGTTTGGCAAAACCATTGCCACGCAAGACTGGCTTAATCAGTGTGACAGGCACTTTGCCGAACACGCCCTTGCCCTCAAGCGCAACGGCCACAACCTCGTGCTGGTCAGCCACAGCGGCTGCATGGAACGGCTGGAACAGGCGCTCGAAGTGCCTGCCAGCGCGACATCGAACAGCTACGCCAGCGCCCTGTTCATCACTCAGGGCAGCGACGGCAAGGCAAAGCTGCTGGGCCAGATAGCGGCCAGTGAATGGCGCAAACTCGTTGATGCCAAGGAACTCTGA
- a CDS encoding D-glycerate dehydrogenase: protein MKKRIVLYKRLSDDLMARLQDRVEVTWVDISQPDGLARLRDALPGAHGLLGASLRLDASLLDLAPQLEVVSSVSVGVDNYDIAELSRRGVMLTNTPDVLTETTADTGFALILATARRVVELANWVRDGHWQANLGPAHFGTDVHGKTLGIVGMGRIGEALARRAAAGFGMRVLYHSQRAKPEVEARYGARQCSLDALLQQADFVCLTVPLSARTEGLISARELALMKPEAILVNISRGRVVDECALIEALQAKRIRGAGLDVFVQEPLSVDSPLLQLDNVVATPHIGSATEETRQAMARCAVDNLLSALAGERPANLVNEVCRT from the coding sequence ATGAAGAAGCGAATCGTTTTGTACAAACGCTTGTCCGACGACTTGATGGCGCGACTGCAAGATCGTGTTGAGGTGACTTGGGTGGATATCAGCCAGCCCGACGGCCTGGCCCGCTTGCGCGATGCGTTGCCGGGGGCACATGGGTTGCTGGGGGCCAGCCTGCGCCTGGATGCCAGCCTGCTTGACCTGGCGCCACAGCTGGAAGTGGTGTCGAGTGTTTCGGTGGGCGTGGACAACTACGATATTGCCGAACTCAGCCGGCGTGGCGTGATGCTGACCAACACACCCGACGTGCTGACCGAAACCACCGCAGACACCGGCTTTGCCTTGATCCTTGCGACCGCCAGGCGGGTGGTGGAGTTGGCGAACTGGGTGCGTGACGGGCATTGGCAGGCCAACCTGGGACCTGCGCATTTTGGCACTGATGTGCACGGCAAGACGCTGGGCATCGTCGGCATGGGCCGCATCGGCGAGGCCTTGGCCCGGCGCGCGGCAGCCGGCTTTGGCATGCGCGTGCTGTATCACAGCCAGCGTGCCAAGCCCGAGGTGGAGGCGCGCTATGGCGCACGCCAATGCAGCCTGGACGCACTGCTGCAGCAAGCGGACTTCGTCTGCCTGACCGTGCCGCTGAGTGCCCGCACGGAAGGCCTGATCAGTGCACGGGAACTGGCGTTGATGAAGCCTGAGGCGATTCTGGTGAACATCTCACGCGGGCGCGTGGTGGATGAGTGCGCGTTGATCGAGGCGCTGCAGGCCAAGCGTATACGCGGGGCGGGGCTGGATGTGTTCGTGCAGGAGCCGTTGTCGGTAGACTCGCCGTTGTTGCAGCTCGATAACGTAGTCGCAACCCCGCATATCGGTTCCGCTACCGAAGAGACCCGCCAGGCCATGGCGCGTTGCGCGGTAGATAACCTGCTCAGCGCGCTGGCCGGTGAGCGGCCGGCGAATTTGGTGAATGAGGTGTGCAGGACGTGA
- a CDS encoding sugar kinase — protein sequence MHEHDVLCFGETMAMFVAEQTGDLASVGQFGKRIAGADSNVAIGLARLGFKVRWLSRVGDDSLGRFVLDTLRREGLDCSAVEVDCKSPTGFQLKARCDDGSDPAVEYFRRGSAASRMSPTLIHPGLLQARHLHATGIPPALSDGCRALSHELIDAMRAAGRSISFDPNLRPSLWPDQNSMVREINALAAKADWVLPGLEEGRLLTGQHTPADIAAFYLDQGVELVVIKLGDAGAYFRSAKGEGQVAPVPVSRVVDTVGAGDAFAVGVLSALLEGRAVVDAVARGNWCGSRAVQSRGDMEGLPMRHELEAYDLRRSA from the coding sequence ATGCATGAGCATGACGTGCTGTGCTTCGGCGAGACCATGGCCATGTTCGTGGCCGAGCAAACCGGCGATCTGGCCAGTGTCGGCCAATTCGGCAAACGCATCGCCGGCGCGGACAGCAACGTAGCCATCGGCCTGGCGCGGCTGGGTTTCAAGGTGCGTTGGCTAAGCCGGGTAGGTGACGATTCGTTGGGCCGTTTCGTGCTCGACACCCTGCGTCGCGAAGGCCTGGATTGCTCCGCTGTCGAAGTGGATTGCAAATCCCCTACCGGCTTTCAGTTAAAGGCCCGCTGCGATGACGGCAGCGACCCCGCTGTAGAGTACTTCCGCCGTGGTTCGGCAGCCAGCCGGATGTCGCCAACGCTGATCCACCCAGGCTTGCTGCAGGCCCGTCACCTGCACGCCACGGGCATACCGCCAGCACTGTCCGACGGCTGCCGGGCGCTGTCGCATGAACTGATCGACGCCATGCGTGCTGCGGGGCGCAGTATCTCGTTCGACCCCAACCTGCGCCCCTCGCTCTGGCCTGACCAAAACAGCATGGTGCGCGAGATCAATGCCTTGGCGGCCAAAGCCGACTGGGTTCTACCTGGCCTGGAGGAGGGGCGGTTGCTGACCGGCCAGCACACCCCGGCAGACATCGCCGCGTTCTATCTCGACCAAGGGGTGGAACTGGTGGTGATCAAACTGGGCGATGCCGGCGCCTACTTCCGCAGCGCCAAAGGCGAAGGGCAGGTAGCACCTGTGCCGGTCAGCCGAGTGGTGGACACCGTCGGTGCGGGTGATGCCTTTGCCGTTGGCGTGCTTAGCGCGTTGCTGGAGGGCCGTGCGGTGGTCGATGCAGTGGCGCGCGGCAACTGGTGCGGCAGCCGCGCCGTGCAGTCGCGTGGCGACATGGAAGGGTTACCAATGCGTCATGAACTGGAGGCCTACGACCTGCGCAGAAGCGCGTAA
- a CDS encoding MFS transporter — protein sequence MQSQSLAPRRWWYIIPIVFFTYSLAYLDRANYGFAAASGMAEDLHITPVLSSLLGALFFLGYFFFQVPGAIYAEKRSVKKLIFVSLILWGGLATLTGMVSNVYMLIGIRFLLGVVEAAVMPAMLVYLCHWFTRAERSRANTFLMLGNPVTILWMSVVSGYLIKHYDWRWMFIIEGLPAVIWAFFWWRLVDDRPAQVKWLSDQEKAALAQALAAEQQGIKPVKNYREAFRSPQVIILALQYFCWSIGVYGFVLWLPSILKQAANVDIVQAGWLASVPYLAAVLAMVGVSWASDRLQKRKRFVWPPLLIAAVAFYGSYALGTEHFWLSYALLVVAGACMYAPYGPFFAIVPEILPANVAGGAMALINSMGALGSFGGSWLVGYLNGATGGPGASYLFMCGALLTAVALTAALNPSQTSGRAKRDSSRLAMNP from the coding sequence ATGCAAAGCCAAAGCCTTGCACCTCGTCGTTGGTGGTACATCATCCCGATCGTGTTCTTCACCTACAGCCTGGCCTACCTGGACCGCGCCAATTACGGCTTCGCCGCTGCCTCCGGCATGGCCGAAGACCTGCACATCACCCCCGTGCTGTCTTCGCTGTTGGGCGCGTTGTTCTTTCTCGGTTACTTCTTCTTCCAGGTGCCCGGCGCCATCTACGCCGAAAAGCGCAGCGTGAAGAAGCTGATCTTCGTCAGCCTGATCCTCTGGGGTGGCCTTGCCACGCTCACAGGCATGGTCAGCAACGTCTACATGCTGATCGGCATCCGCTTTCTGCTCGGGGTGGTCGAGGCTGCGGTAATGCCGGCCATGCTGGTGTACCTGTGCCATTGGTTCACCCGTGCCGAGCGCTCCCGCGCCAATACCTTCCTGATGCTCGGCAACCCGGTAACGATCCTGTGGATGTCGGTGGTGTCGGGGTACCTGATCAAGCATTACGACTGGCGCTGGATGTTCATCATCGAAGGCCTGCCTGCCGTAATCTGGGCGTTCTTCTGGTGGCGCCTGGTGGATGATCGCCCGGCTCAGGTGAAGTGGCTGAGTGATCAGGAAAAGGCCGCGCTGGCGCAGGCACTGGCGGCAGAGCAACAGGGCATCAAGCCCGTGAAGAACTACCGTGAGGCGTTCCGCTCGCCGCAGGTGATCATCCTGGCACTGCAGTACTTCTGCTGGAGTATTGGCGTATACGGTTTCGTGCTGTGGCTGCCGTCGATTCTCAAGCAGGCAGCGAATGTCGATATCGTGCAGGCCGGCTGGCTGGCCTCGGTGCCCTACCTGGCGGCGGTGCTGGCCATGGTGGGCGTGTCGTGGGCGTCCGACCGCCTGCAAAAACGCAAACGCTTCGTCTGGCCACCGCTGCTGATCGCCGCCGTAGCGTTCTATGGCTCGTATGCCTTGGGCACTGAACACTTCTGGCTTTCGTATGCACTGCTGGTGGTCGCCGGCGCCTGCATGTACGCACCGTATGGCCCGTTCTTCGCGATCGTGCCCGAAATCCTGCCGGCCAACGTTGCCGGTGGTGCCATGGCGCTGATCAACAGCATGGGCGCGCTGGGCTCTTTTGGCGGCTCATGGCTGGTGGGCTACCTCAACGGCGCTACGGGCGGGCCCGGCGCCTCTTACCTGTTCATGTGCGGCGCGCTGCTGACCGCAGTGGCGCTTACCGCCGCGCTCAATCCATCCCAGACGTCTGGCCGGGCAAAGCGTGATAGCTCGCGGCTGGCCATGAACCCTTAG
- a CDS encoding phosphatase PAP2 family protein codes for MPSRTTFYRNNLLLPLLLAAIVFIAFDLTELDRWISNLLLDPATGQFPLLHNQWFEKATHKWPRILPDWTGELAVIGSLLSFIWPRLANRPQAGLTRVLEMARIAPVLRFTTQHRRDLLFVVVAFALSTTVIHYLKSHTSVYCPVETTLYGGSQARVEWFENFSLWSKAGDGRCWPGGHASSGFTLLALYFVALRHRWAHARKLLVAILLIGFVYGTTRVLQGWHYMSHTFWAGIFVWLTTWVTALFFYGRTALQAPESSQTASNTRVPDFV; via the coding sequence ATGCCCTCTCGCACCACCTTCTACCGCAACAACCTGCTGCTGCCGCTGTTGCTGGCTGCCATCGTGTTTATTGCATTCGACCTCACAGAACTCGATCGCTGGATCAGCAACCTGCTGCTCGACCCGGCCACCGGCCAGTTCCCGCTGCTGCACAACCAGTGGTTCGAGAAAGCCACCCACAAATGGCCTCGCATCCTGCCGGACTGGACCGGTGAGCTGGCAGTCATCGGCAGCCTGCTGTCGTTCATCTGGCCGCGGCTGGCCAACCGCCCTCAAGCGGGCCTGACACGGGTACTGGAAATGGCCCGTATCGCACCGGTGCTGCGCTTTACCACCCAACACCGCCGGGACCTGCTGTTCGTGGTGGTGGCGTTCGCGCTGAGCACGACCGTAATTCACTACCTGAAAAGCCACACCAGCGTGTATTGCCCTGTGGAGACCACGTTGTATGGCGGCTCGCAGGCCCGGGTCGAATGGTTCGAAAACTTCTCGCTGTGGAGCAAGGCCGGCGATGGCCGCTGCTGGCCCGGTGGCCATGCCTCCAGCGGGTTTACTTTGCTCGCGCTTTATTTCGTAGCCCTGCGCCACCGCTGGGCGCATGCGCGCAAGTTGCTGGTGGCCATTCTGCTGATCGGGTTCGTGTACGGTACTACCCGCGTGCTACAGGGCTGGCACTACATGTCCCATACGTTCTGGGCCGGTATTTTTGTGTGGCTTACAACCTGGGTAACGGCATTGTTCTTCTATGGGCGTACTGCGTTGCAGGCGCCTGAGAGCAGCCAGACAGCAAGTAATACGCGGGTTCCAGACTTTGTGTAG
- a CDS encoding AP endonuclease, with amino-acid sequence MHPNPVSISLSSYGADFVRQRGQEQFLDMLAAAGVSRVELREELFASAPDAAALGAVIAALHLECLYSTPLELWTTQGVPDPLLVQKLEIARALGAVALKVSLGHFDEHCDVAALAALLPAHGPLLLVENDQTAQGGRIEPLLQFFQRADLFGLRLGMTFDIGNWQWQGEPARQAARQLGRWVRYVHCKAVQRRADGRLVAIPPQAADLQDWAALMTEFPPGVVRAVEYPLVGQDLLALTRTQVLSLAALGAGEEVAHA; translated from the coding sequence ATGCATCCGAACCCCGTTTCCATCAGCCTCTCAAGCTACGGCGCCGACTTTGTGCGGCAACGTGGCCAGGAGCAGTTCCTGGACATGCTGGCAGCCGCTGGCGTCAGCCGAGTGGAATTGCGCGAAGAATTGTTCGCCAGTGCGCCGGACGCGGCTGCACTCGGTGCGGTTATTGCTGCTCTGCATCTGGAATGCCTGTACTCGACCCCCCTTGAACTGTGGACCACGCAAGGCGTGCCCGACCCGCTACTGGTACAGAAGCTGGAAATCGCCCGGGCGCTTGGCGCGGTGGCGCTGAAGGTTTCCCTGGGGCACTTCGACGAGCACTGCGATGTGGCGGCCTTGGCGGCGCTGCTGCCTGCGCATGGGCCGCTGCTGCTGGTGGAAAACGATCAGACTGCACAAGGTGGCAGGATCGAACCGCTGCTGCAGTTCTTCCAGCGTGCCGACCTGTTTGGCCTGCGCCTGGGCATGACCTTCGACATCGGCAACTGGCAATGGCAAGGCGAGCCTGCGCGGCAAGCTGCACGGCAACTGGGCCGTTGGGTGCGCTATGTGCATTGCAAGGCAGTGCAGCGCCGGGCCGACGGCCGCCTGGTTGCGATACCGCCCCAAGCGGCGGACCTCCAGGATTGGGCAGCGCTGATGACCGAGTTCCCGCCCGGCGTGGTGCGTGCCGTTGAATACCCGTTGGTTGGCCAAGACCTGCTGGCGCTGACCCGTACCCAGGTGCTTAGCCTTGCGGCATTGGGAGCAGGAGAGGAGGTGGCCCATGCATGA
- a CDS encoding gluconate 2-dehydrogenase subunit 3 family protein: MPEHAPDNPRRDFLRKTLTLIPVVTVASTGLGVGASQLLAAPQPHHQPKVPATPPAGDYQPTFFSAEEWAFVQAAVSRIIPADELGPGALEAGAAEFIDRQMNTPYATGAQWYMQGPFNADAAPELGYQLQLSPQQIYRLGIAAVDGWCKANGGQVFAAQDSATRDRILSKVEAGELIFDTVPAKVFFSLLVQNTREGFFCDPIHGGNKGMVGWTQIGFPGARADFMDWVERNEPYPFPAVSIRGERA, encoded by the coding sequence ATGCCTGAGCATGCCCCAGACAACCCGCGCAGGGATTTTCTGCGCAAGACCTTGACCTTGATCCCCGTGGTTACCGTGGCCAGCACTGGGCTTGGCGTGGGCGCCAGCCAGTTGCTTGCGGCCCCGCAACCGCATCACCAACCGAAGGTACCGGCCACGCCACCTGCGGGCGACTATCAACCGACGTTCTTCAGCGCCGAAGAGTGGGCGTTTGTGCAAGCGGCGGTGTCGCGCATCATTCCGGCCGATGAGCTCGGCCCCGGCGCACTCGAAGCCGGCGCCGCGGAATTCATCGACCGCCAGATGAACACCCCCTACGCGACTGGCGCGCAGTGGTACATGCAAGGCCCGTTCAACGCCGATGCCGCGCCCGAACTGGGCTACCAGCTGCAGCTCAGCCCGCAACAAATCTACCGCCTGGGCATCGCTGCCGTGGACGGCTGGTGCAAAGCCAACGGCGGGCAGGTTTTTGCTGCGCAAGATAGCGCTACCCGAGACCGTATTCTCAGCAAAGTCGAGGCAGGAGAGCTGATTTTCGACACCGTGCCGGCCAAGGTGTTTTTCAGCCTGCTGGTGCAGAACACCCGTGAAGGGTTCTTCTGCGACCCGATTCATGGCGGCAACAAAGGCATGGTCGGCTGGACCCAGATCGGCTTCCCCGGCGCCCGCGCCGATTTCATGGACTGGGTCGAGCGCAACGAGCCTTACCCGTTTCCGGCGGTATCGATCCGCGGCGAGAGGGCCTGA
- a CDS encoding GMC family oxidoreductase, whose protein sequence is MATVLNKVDAVIVGFGWAGAIMAKELTEAGLHVVALERGPMQDTYPEGSYPQVIDELTYSVRKKLFVDVSKETVTVRHSVNDVALPNRQLGAFLPGKGVGGAGLHWSGVHFRVDPVELRLRSHYEERYGRKFIPEGMTIQDFGVSYEELEPYFDFAEKVFGTSGQAWTVNGQVVGEGKGGNPYAPDRSNPFPLPAQKNVVSARLFEKAATSLGYKPYNLPSANTSGPYTNPYGAQMGPCNFCGFCSGYVCYMYSKASPNVNILPALRQVPNFELRPNAHVLRVNLDDTKRKATGVTYIDAQGREVEQPAELVILAAFQFNNVRLMLLSGIGKPYDPVKNEGVVGRNFAYQNMGTVKAFFNKDTYTNNFIGAGGNGIAIDDFNADNFDHGPHGFVGGSPMWVNQAGSRPIAGTSNPPGTPAWGSAWKKATADYYTHQVSMDAHGAHQSYRANYLDLDPTYRDAYGQPLLRMTFDWQENDIRMNQFMVGKLSKIAQAMNPKAIAVLGKQVKDHFNTASYQTTHLNGGAIMGTDPKTSALNRYLQSWDVHNVFVPGASAFPQGLGYNPTGLLAALTYWSARAIREQYLKNPGPLVQA, encoded by the coding sequence ATGGCGACTGTGTTGAACAAAGTGGATGCGGTAATCGTCGGCTTCGGCTGGGCTGGCGCGATCATGGCCAAGGAACTGACCGAGGCCGGGCTGCACGTGGTGGCCCTGGAGCGGGGGCCGATGCAGGACACCTACCCGGAAGGCAGCTACCCGCAAGTGATCGATGAGCTGACCTACAGCGTGCGCAAGAAGCTGTTCGTCGATGTATCGAAAGAAACCGTCACGGTACGCCACAGCGTGAACGACGTGGCACTGCCCAATCGCCAGCTCGGCGCCTTCCTGCCAGGCAAGGGCGTGGGCGGCGCGGGCCTGCACTGGTCGGGCGTGCACTTTCGGGTCGACCCGGTCGAGTTGCGCTTGCGCAGCCACTATGAGGAGCGCTACGGGCGCAAGTTCATCCCTGAAGGCATGACCATCCAGGACTTCGGCGTCAGCTACGAAGAGCTGGAACCGTATTTCGACTTTGCCGAAAAGGTCTTTGGCACCTCAGGCCAGGCCTGGACCGTCAACGGCCAGGTGGTCGGTGAAGGGAAGGGCGGCAACCCCTATGCGCCGGACCGTTCCAATCCGTTCCCACTGCCCGCGCAAAAGAACGTGGTGTCGGCCAGGTTGTTCGAAAAAGCCGCCACCAGCCTGGGCTACAAGCCCTACAACCTGCCATCGGCAAACACCTCCGGGCCTTACACCAACCCCTACGGGGCGCAGATGGGGCCGTGCAACTTCTGTGGTTTTTGCAGCGGTTACGTGTGCTACATGTACTCCAAGGCCTCGCCCAACGTGAACATTCTGCCGGCGCTGCGCCAAGTGCCCAACTTCGAGTTGCGGCCCAATGCGCACGTGCTGCGGGTGAACCTGGACGACACCAAGCGCAAGGCCACCGGGGTGACCTACATCGATGCCCAGGGGCGCGAGGTGGAACAGCCGGCGGAGCTGGTGATCCTGGCGGCGTTCCAGTTCAACAACGTGCGCCTGATGCTGCTTTCCGGCATCGGCAAGCCTTACGACCCGGTGAAGAACGAAGGTGTGGTCGGGCGTAATTTCGCCTACCAGAACATGGGCACGGTCAAGGCGTTCTTCAACAAAGACACCTACACCAACAACTTCATCGGCGCGGGTGGCAACGGCATCGCCATCGACGATTTCAATGCCGACAACTTCGACCATGGCCCGCACGGCTTTGTCGGTGGCTCACCGATGTGGGTGAACCAGGCCGGCAGCCGGCCCATTGCCGGCACCTCCAACCCGCCGGGCACACCGGCCTGGGGCAGTGCCTGGAAGAAGGCCACGGCCGACTACTACACCCACCAGGTGTCGATGGACGCCCACGGCGCCCACCAGTCCTACCGTGCCAATTACCTGGATCTGGACCCCACCTACCGCGACGCCTACGGCCAGCCGCTGTTGCGCATGACCTTCGACTGGCAGGAAAACGACATCAGGATGAACCAGTTCATGGTCGGCAAGCTGAGCAAGATCGCTCAAGCGATGAACCCCAAGGCCATTGCCGTGCTGGGCAAGCAGGTCAAGGATCACTTCAACACCGCCAGTTACCAGACCACCCACCTGAACGGCGGTGCGATCATGGGCACCGACCCGAAAACCAGTGCGCTGAACCGCTACCTGCAAAGCTGGGACGTACATAACGTGTTTGTCCCTGGGGCTTCGGCGTTCCCGCAGGGGCTGGGTTACAACCCGACCGGGCTGCTGGCTGCGCTGACCTACTGGTCGGCCCGCGCCATTCGCGAGCAGTACCTGAAAAACCCCGGCCCGCTGGTCCAGGCCTGA
- the ptxS gene encoding transcriptional regulator PtxS, whose translation MTDAPAHTRERVTISEVARVAGVSKATVSRYIGGDRQLLAEATAKRLAEVIEHLGYRPNQMARGLKRGQTRLIGMLVADILNPYSVAVMHGVETACRQHGYSLVVCNTNRDDEQERHHLEALQSYNVEGLIVNTLGHHPGELLNLQRDIPMVLVDRQLPELNVDLVGLDNADAVEQALDHLQLQGYRDILAVSEPLDGTSSRLERVQAFGASVSRRPGMRQQVLETSAGLQGQLATFLASRGHGPQAIFTFNGVATLAVTRALHEAGCNLFTDVGLIALDDLDWYPLVGKGITALAQPTERIGVAAFESLLGRLRGDSGEARRIDFKANLIIRGSTQPQ comes from the coding sequence ATGACCGACGCGCCTGCCCACACCCGCGAACGGGTCACCATCAGCGAAGTAGCGCGTGTCGCTGGCGTTTCCAAAGCCACCGTCTCCCGTTACATCGGTGGCGATCGGCAATTGCTGGCCGAAGCTACGGCCAAGCGCCTGGCAGAGGTCATCGAACACCTCGGTTACCGTCCCAACCAGATGGCCCGCGGCCTCAAGCGCGGCCAGACGCGGCTGATCGGCATGCTGGTGGCCGACATCCTCAACCCCTATTCAGTGGCCGTGATGCATGGCGTGGAAACCGCCTGCCGCCAGCACGGCTACAGCCTGGTGGTGTGCAACACCAACCGCGACGACGAACAGGAGCGTCACCACCTGGAGGCCTTGCAGAGCTACAACGTTGAAGGGTTGATCGTGAACACCCTCGGCCATCACCCCGGCGAACTGCTCAATCTGCAGCGTGACATCCCCATGGTGCTGGTCGACCGCCAATTGCCCGAACTGAATGTCGACCTGGTCGGCCTGGACAATGCCGACGCGGTCGAGCAGGCCCTCGACCACCTGCAGCTACAGGGCTACCGCGATATCCTGGCGGTCAGCGAACCTCTCGATGGCACCAGCTCGCGGCTGGAGCGGGTGCAGGCCTTTGGCGCGTCGGTCAGCCGCCGGCCCGGTATGCGCCAGCAGGTACTGGAAACCAGCGCCGGGCTGCAGGGCCAACTGGCGACATTTCTTGCCAGCCGCGGCCATGGCCCACAAGCCATCTTCACCTTCAACGGCGTTGCCACCCTGGCGGTGACCCGGGCCCTGCACGAGGCAGGGTGCAACCTGTTTACCGATGTCGGGCTGATCGCCCTCGACGACCTCGACTGGTACCCCTTGGTCGGCAAAGGCATCACTGCACTGGCCCAACCCACCGAGCGTATCGGTGTGGCGGCATTCGAAAGCCTGCTCGGTCGCCTGCGCGGTGACAGCGGGGAAGCTCGACGCATCGACTTCAAGGCCAACCTGATCATCCGCGGCTCAACCCAACCCCAGTAA